A genomic region of Oncorhynchus mykiss isolate Arlee chromosome 2, USDA_OmykA_1.1, whole genome shotgun sequence contains the following coding sequences:
- the LOC110489329 gene encoding lysophospholipid acyltransferase 5 isoform X4, whose amino-acid sequence MMRLMGRTITTVLSSFIFQMAYLLSGYYYTATEEYDIKWTMPQCVLALKLIGLSFDYYDGGQEPSKLNEEQKRSALANVPSLLEVIGFSYFYGGFLVGPQFTLRSYQRLVKGELTDCPGQPPNSVIPAMKRFSLGLLCLVIYAIFSPHYPDSYYLTDEYDAQPFWYRCVFILLWAKVILYKYVSCWVIAEGVCILSGLGYNGLGQNGEHQWDACANMKVWTFETTPLFTGTIASFNINTNAWVARHVFKRLKFLGNKLLSQVTALAFLAIWHGTHSGYLLCFSMEFIIVNVERQAQALVRDSPLLTRLANSPLYPLIYLVQQFIHWLFMGYPLVPFCLFTYDKWLRVYSSIYFCGHIFFFTLYLGIPYLRKVLVPRKERSEKKED is encoded by the exons ATGATGAGGCTTATGGGAAGGACGATAACAACCGTCCTGTCCAGCTTTATTTTTCAAATG gcATACCTGCTGTCAGGCTACTACTACACAGCTACAGAAGAATACGATATCAAATGGACCATGCCCCAATGTGTCCTTGCACTCAAACTTATCG GTTTGTCATTTGATTACTATGACGGTGGCCAGGAACCA TCCAAGTTGAATGAGGAGCAGAAGAGGTCAGCCCTGGCCAATGTTCCCTCTCTGCTGGAGGTTATCGGCTTCTCCTACTTCTACGGAGGCTTTCTGGTGGGACCCCAGTTCACACTGCGCAGCTACCAGAGGCTAGTCAAAGGGGAGCTCACCGACTGCCCCGGACAGCCACCTAACAG TGTTATACCTGCTATGAAGCGGTTCTCCCTCGGCCTCCTCTGCCTGGTGATCTACGCAATATTTAGTCCGCACTACCCAGATAGCTATTACCTAACAGATGAGTACGAC GCGCAGCCGTTCTGGTACCGCTGTGTCTTCATCCTCCTTTGGGCCAAAGTCATCCTGTACAAATATGTGAGCTGCTGGGTCATAGCG GAGGGCGTCTGTATACTCTCTGGGCTCGGCTATAATGGGCTGGGTCAGAATGGCGAGCACCAATGGGACGCCTGTGCAAATATGAAGGTGTGGACGTTTGAGACCACACCCCTTTTCACAGGCACCATCGCCTCCTTCaacataaacaccaatgcctggGTGGCCAG GCACGTGTTTAAGCGGTTGAAGTTCCTGGGCAATAAGCTCCTGTCTCAGGTGACCGCGCTCGCGTTCCTGGCCATCTGGCATGGCACGCACTCTGGATACCTCCTCTGCTTCTCCATGGAGTTCATCATCGTAAATGTGGAGAGACAG GCCCAAGCGCTGGTGAGGGACAGTCCCCTGCTGACCCGCCTGGCCAACAGTCCTCTCTACCCCCTCATCTACCTGGTCCAGCAGTTCATCCACTGGCTCTTCATGGGCTATCCTTTAGTGCCCTTCTGCCTCTTCACCTACGACAAGTGGCTCAGG GTGTATTCATCCATTTATTTCTGTGGCCACATATTCTTCTTCACATTGTATCTAGGCATCCCATATCTCCGCAAGGTTCTGGTACCTAGAAAAGAACGGAGCGAGAAAAAGGAGGACTAG
- the LOC110489329 gene encoding lysophospholipid acyltransferase 5 isoform X3, with amino-acid sequence MAAPLMEKLSESLGSPEPAVRLILSVLVGTQLYHSALCVLVQFLMMRLMGRTITTVLSSFIFQMAYLLSGYYYTATEEYDIKWTMPQCVLALKLIGLSFDYYDGGQEPSKLNEEQKRSALANVPSLLEVIGFSYFYGGFLVGPQFTLRSYQRLVKGELTDCPGQPPNSVIPAMKRFSLGLLCLVIYAIFSPHYPDSYYLTDEYDAQPFWYRCVFILLWAKVILYKYVSCWVIAEGVCILSGLGYNGLGQNGEHQWDACANMKVWTFETTPLFTGTIASFNINTNAWVARHVFKRLKFLGNKLLSQVTALAFLAIWHGTHSGYLLCFSMEFIIVNVERQAQALVRDSPLLTRLANSPLYPLIYLVQQFIHWLFMGYPLVPFCLFTYDKWLRVYSSIYFCGHIFFFTLYLGIPYLRKVLVPRKERSEKKED; translated from the exons GCACACAGCTCTATCACTCTGCATTATGCGTCCTTGTCCAGTTCCTGATGATGAGGCTTATGGGAAGGACGATAACAACCGTCCTGTCCAGCTTTATTTTTCAAATG gcATACCTGCTGTCAGGCTACTACTACACAGCTACAGAAGAATACGATATCAAATGGACCATGCCCCAATGTGTCCTTGCACTCAAACTTATCG GTTTGTCATTTGATTACTATGACGGTGGCCAGGAACCA TCCAAGTTGAATGAGGAGCAGAAGAGGTCAGCCCTGGCCAATGTTCCCTCTCTGCTGGAGGTTATCGGCTTCTCCTACTTCTACGGAGGCTTTCTGGTGGGACCCCAGTTCACACTGCGCAGCTACCAGAGGCTAGTCAAAGGGGAGCTCACCGACTGCCCCGGACAGCCACCTAACAG TGTTATACCTGCTATGAAGCGGTTCTCCCTCGGCCTCCTCTGCCTGGTGATCTACGCAATATTTAGTCCGCACTACCCAGATAGCTATTACCTAACAGATGAGTACGAC GCGCAGCCGTTCTGGTACCGCTGTGTCTTCATCCTCCTTTGGGCCAAAGTCATCCTGTACAAATATGTGAGCTGCTGGGTCATAGCG GAGGGCGTCTGTATACTCTCTGGGCTCGGCTATAATGGGCTGGGTCAGAATGGCGAGCACCAATGGGACGCCTGTGCAAATATGAAGGTGTGGACGTTTGAGACCACACCCCTTTTCACAGGCACCATCGCCTCCTTCaacataaacaccaatgcctggGTGGCCAG GCACGTGTTTAAGCGGTTGAAGTTCCTGGGCAATAAGCTCCTGTCTCAGGTGACCGCGCTCGCGTTCCTGGCCATCTGGCATGGCACGCACTCTGGATACCTCCTCTGCTTCTCCATGGAGTTCATCATCGTAAATGTGGAGAGACAG GCCCAAGCGCTGGTGAGGGACAGTCCCCTGCTGACCCGCCTGGCCAACAGTCCTCTCTACCCCCTCATCTACCTGGTCCAGCAGTTCATCCACTGGCTCTTCATGGGCTATCCTTTAGTGCCCTTCTGCCTCTTCACCTACGACAAGTGGCTCAGG GTGTATTCATCCATTTATTTCTGTGGCCACATATTCTTCTTCACATTGTATCTAGGCATCCCATATCTCCGCAAGGTTCTGGTACCTAGAAAAGAACGGAGCGAGAAAAAGGAGGACTAG